One window from the genome of Eucalyptus grandis isolate ANBG69807.140 chromosome 7, ASM1654582v1, whole genome shotgun sequence encodes:
- the LOC104455169 gene encoding LOW QUALITY PROTEIN: L-type lectin-domain containing receptor kinase IX.1 (The sequence of the model RefSeq protein was modified relative to this genomic sequence to represent the inferred CDS: deleted 1 base in 1 codon), protein MKYSHADGMVFFLAPNGSQIPERSEGRFLGLTDSNLNSTNSSTAFVAVEFDTFYDHSTNTWDPLCHIQFYSNELEFCFQDDDDNYTSLYYQPVNLREYLPEWVVFGFSATTGQLVEAHTIFSWEFNSSLQILDDVNGTTNVTPVDTPTRGKKSKSWVKGAILGLSSLVLIILVAGFGWYGYKLKRNRNDRSGEEEEDAPGIDEGFEQSRGPKEYSYNVLAVATNNFANTRLLGEGGFGGVYEGHLADTNSHVAIKKITPESKRGVKEYAAEVKTIRHLRHKNLVELIGWSHERNKFLLVYEYMSNGSLDSHLFKDKMPLPWEKRYNIAQGITLGLKYLREDLKQCVVHRDIKSSNILLDAQFEAKLGDFGLARIIDHAKGSQTTLLTGTMGYLAPECIYTGKASKESDVYSFGVVLLEIACGRRAINPGASQGQIQLVEWVWELYGIGKLFNAVDLKLGENFNGRQMEHLMIVGLWCAHPDPKERPPISKVITFLNFDASPPILPPNLPILTYIVPPSSMLEPLHVSSSSFRRSEPQSTHSY, encoded by the exons TTCAAATTTAAACTCTACCAACTCTAGTACTGCATTTGTTGCGGTAGAGTTTGACACTTTCTATGACCATTCAACAAATACATGGGATCCGCTCT GTCACATACAATTCTACAGCAATGAACTtgagttttgttttcaagatgatgatgacaattaTACCAGCCTTTACTATCAGCCAGTCAACCTGAGAGAGTACTTGCCAGAATGGGTGGTCTTCGGTTTCTCAGCAACGACAGGGCAGTTGGTTGAGGCTCATACAATTTTCTCATGGGAATTCAACTCTAGTCTACAAATCCTTGACGATGTAAATGGCACGACCAATGTGACTCCCGTTGACACACCAACACGAGGGAAAAAGAGTAAGTCCTGGGTGAAGGGGGCTATTTTAGGCTTAAGCTCTTTGGTGCTTATTATCCTTGTTGCAGGATTTGGCTGGTATGGTTATAAGctaaagagaaatagaaatgatcgaagtggagaagaagaagaagatgctccAGGAATTGACGAAGGATTTGAACAGTCAAGGGGACCCAAGGAGTACTCCTATAATGTCTTGGCCGTCGCCACTAACAACTTTGCGAATACTCGGTTGCTTGGGGAAGGGGGTTTCGGAGGAGTCTATGAAGGCCACCTCGCTGATACAAATTCCCACGTCGCCATCAAGAAGATCACTCCAGAGTCCAAACGAGGTGTCAAGGAGTATGCCGCTGAAGTGAAGACAATTAGACATCTCAGGCACAAAAATTTGGTGGAGCTCATCGGCTGGAGTCATGAGAGAAACAAGTTCCTCCTTGTGTACGAGTACATGTCTAACGGTAGCTTAGACTCTCATTTGTTCAAAGATAAAATGCCGCTGCCATGGGAAAAGAGGTACAATATCGCTCAAGGCATCACCTTAGGGCTGAAATACTTGCGCGAGGATTTGAAACAATGTGTCGTGCACAGGGATATAAAGTCTAGCAATATCCTACTTGATGCACAATTTGAGGCTAAATTAGGCGATTTTGGCTTGGCTCGGATAATCGACCATGCCAAAGGGTCACAAACAACCCTATTGACTGGGACCATGGGATATTTGGCTCCTGAATGTATCTATACAGGTAAGGCAAGCAAGGAATCCGATGTCTATAGTTTTGGAGTCGTCCTCTTAGAAATAGCATGTGGAAGAAGAGCTATC AACCCGGGGGCATCGCAAGGCCAAATTCAACTTGTGGAATGGGTTTGGGAGCTCTATGGAATCGGAAAGCTATTCAATGCGGTAGATCTAAAGTTAGGAGAAAATTTCAATGGGAGACAGATGGAGCACTTGATGATTGTAGGCCTCTGGTGTGCTCATCCAGACCCAAAGGAACGGCCTCCCATAAGCAAAGTGATAACCTTTTTGAACTTCGATGCTTCGCCACCCATTCTCCCACCAAATTTGCCCATCCTGACATATATCGTGCCTCCATCTTCGATGCTCGAACCATTGCATGTTTCGTCCAGCAGCTTCAGAAGAAGTGAACCACAGAGCACTCACAGTTACTAG